In Chitinophaga nivalis, a single genomic region encodes these proteins:
- a CDS encoding alpha/beta fold hydrolase: MKSIFVVVLLCLFCYQLPAQHLYSRAFGNPRHTPVIFIHGGPRGNSVLFEATTAAQLADKGFYVIVYDRRGEGRSSYENATLTYQEAFDDLHRIYQQYQLQRANLIGFSFGGLVTTLFAAKYPEKIQSIILTSALFSQQETYDHILDSVQQIYQQRHDTLELNNVALVKKSDRNTASYRSACFTLAGKNGFFKVPQPDAAARHLYQAYDTSSWRKQDIRHDEAPALFYQHEKRNNINVKPPLISLVRRHIPVYALYGKQDGIFSSKMIIDLKNIVGAKNFRYLDNCSHYLFADQQALFLQYMQQFLQ; this comes from the coding sequence ATGAAATCAATCTTTGTTGTTGTTCTGTTATGTCTATTTTGTTATCAATTACCTGCACAACACCTGTATTCCCGGGCATTCGGTAATCCCCGGCATACACCTGTTATTTTCATCCATGGCGGTCCCCGGGGAAATTCCGTACTCTTTGAGGCCACCACGGCAGCACAACTGGCCGATAAAGGGTTTTATGTAATCGTATACGACCGAAGAGGTGAAGGCAGGTCTTCCTACGAAAATGCGACCCTCACCTATCAGGAAGCATTTGATGACCTCCACCGGATCTATCAACAATATCAGCTGCAACGGGCCAACCTCATCGGGTTCAGCTTCGGTGGATTGGTCACCACGCTTTTTGCAGCAAAGTATCCTGAAAAAATACAGTCTATCATATTAACCAGTGCCTTGTTTTCACAACAGGAAACGTATGACCACATTCTTGATTCCGTTCAACAGATTTATCAGCAACGCCACGACACCCTGGAGCTGAACAACGTTGCACTGGTAAAAAAATCCGATCGGAATACCGCCAGCTACAGAAGTGCCTGTTTTACCCTCGCCGGCAAAAACGGATTTTTCAAAGTACCGCAGCCGGATGCTGCAGCCCGGCACCTTTACCAGGCATACGATACCAGCTCCTGGCGCAAGCAGGATATCCGGCATGATGAGGCACCGGCGCTTTTTTATCAGCATGAAAAGCGAAACAATATCAATGTAAAACCACCACTTATTTCCCTGGTACGCCGGCATATACCGGTATATGCCCTGTATGGCAAACAGGATGGTATCTTCTCCTCTAAAATGATTATTGATCTCAAAAATATTGTTGGCGCAAAAAATTTCAGGTACCTGGATAATTGTTCCCATTATCTTTTTGCCGATCAGCAAGCGCTATTCCTGCAATATATGCAGCAGTTCCTCCAATAG
- a CDS encoding S41 family peptidase: protein MYLLSKKHCIRLLLLLWGLFPNKGNSQTIAYYYVQKADTVFSLWQQQHLNKVSSYFPSYGEHPLLQHGVLVTDNSVFPVTNSYRTDTSRNMVFFTRYKTENISRIKFLLRTHQDTVLIKEISLRGDGIQAPLTQSFDKIKPIPAGDKCTMLIDYEPKDSSRPSQLIAGEIWISDIQYEKKSSPATYFQQRPFANALLTEKSARSRFDAYDVYAHFPANEYEEDFKGTLLIEDSIKSTQQLVSEIMQSLLQHYPFYQERKLNKKNILQDATALLKKYQSASVCELVDTLNNFLLRRIQDPHFLIRSKCHPEIRRTPVYTYRIHGKHFIAAVVDNELSDKIPLGTEIISINHSMLTAQISDKKADEWLRNKINDSVWLRLRLPNDSIYTIGYRIKQNYTIAKSYKPLDYDYKVINDSTIYYKVNQISAELPVNFLNRIDSINLRKKLILDLRGNGGGDFFAAAQFASCFVKKPFTYFNTINNTSGQIDSVRVSIPGNKAAYRQDGAIIILVDNNTVCVAELLAKVLKSSYPHVKIVGKEATRGALAFTQEIRLPRDQVSIVTNSMNTIKIQFNRSSIEGTGLTPDVRVSIESVQDLQPYNDKVLHIAISK from the coding sequence ATGTATTTGCTTAGTAAAAAACACTGCATAAGGCTATTACTGTTACTTTGGGGGCTGTTTCCCAACAAAGGAAATAGTCAGACGATCGCCTACTATTATGTACAGAAGGCAGATACTGTATTTTCTTTATGGCAACAACAACACCTCAATAAAGTCAGCAGTTATTTTCCTTCATACGGCGAACATCCGCTCCTACAGCATGGTGTATTGGTAACTGACAACAGTGTATTTCCTGTTACCAACAGCTATCGCACGGATACTTCCCGCAACATGGTGTTTTTCACGAGGTATAAAACGGAAAATATCAGCAGAATAAAATTCTTGCTACGCACGCACCAGGACACAGTGCTCATTAAGGAAATATCCTTACGGGGAGATGGTATACAAGCCCCACTGACACAGTCCTTTGACAAAATAAAACCAATACCTGCAGGAGATAAATGCACGATGCTCATCGACTATGAGCCGAAAGACAGTAGCAGACCCAGTCAGTTGATTGCGGGAGAAATCTGGATCAGTGATATTCAATATGAGAAAAAAAGTTCGCCGGCTACCTACTTTCAACAAAGGCCTTTTGCCAATGCCTTATTGACTGAAAAATCCGCCCGCAGCAGGTTTGACGCGTATGATGTGTATGCTCACTTTCCCGCAAATGAATACGAAGAAGACTTCAAAGGTACGCTGTTGATTGAAGATAGTATTAAATCCACGCAGCAACTGGTGAGCGAAATTATGCAGTCGTTACTACAGCATTATCCTTTCTATCAGGAAAGAAAACTAAACAAAAAAAATATCCTGCAAGATGCGACAGCGCTGTTGAAAAAATATCAATCCGCCAGCGTGTGTGAACTGGTAGATACGCTCAATAATTTTTTACTCCGCCGGATACAGGACCCACATTTCCTGATCAGATCCAAGTGTCATCCTGAAATCCGCCGGACGCCCGTATACACCTACCGTATCCATGGCAAACACTTTATTGCGGCGGTTGTGGACAACGAATTATCCGACAAAATACCGCTGGGTACAGAAATCATCAGTATCAACCATTCAATGTTAACAGCGCAGATCAGTGATAAAAAAGCAGATGAATGGCTGAGAAATAAAATCAATGATTCCGTATGGCTCCGGTTGCGCCTTCCAAATGACAGCATCTATACCATCGGATACCGGATTAAGCAAAACTATACGATTGCCAAATCCTACAAGCCATTGGATTACGACTACAAAGTCATCAATGATTCTACTATCTATTATAAAGTCAATCAGATATCAGCAGAGTTGCCGGTAAATTTTCTGAACAGAATAGACAGTATCAATCTCCGGAAAAAACTCATCCTGGATTTACGGGGCAATGGTGGGGGTGATTTTTTTGCAGCAGCACAGTTTGCCTCCTGCTTTGTAAAGAAGCCTTTCACCTATTTCAACACGATCAATAATACCAGTGGCCAGATAGATTCCGTGCGGGTTTCCATACCAGGCAATAAAGCAGCTTACCGGCAGGATGGCGCCATCATTATACTGGTAGATAACAATACCGTATGTGTGGCAGAATTGCTGGCCAAGGTTTTAAAATCAAGCTACCCACACGTAAAAATTGTAGGGAAGGAAGCTACCCGGGGAGCATTGGCCTTTACACAGGAAATAAGACTACCACGGGATCAGGTCAGCATTGTTACCAACAGTATGAATACGATCAAAATACAATTCAACAGGTCCTCTATTGAAGGAACGGGATTAACACCCGATGTGCGCGTCAGCATTGAGTCGGTACAGGACCTCCAGCCTTACAATGATAAGGTACTCCACATCGCTATTTCGAAATAG
- a CDS encoding winged helix-turn-helix transcriptional regulator has protein sequence MRKQSSTNFENQQLLHGLCDGALTLSLLSGRWKITILGHILQGVTRFSALKTAIPGITDRILALQLQELVADGIIEKTGPQAENNVPGYTLSGLGVSLQPVIEALAAWGKQNREQILHTD, from the coding sequence ATGCGAAAACAGTCATCCACCAACTTTGAAAACCAGCAGCTGCTGCATGGTTTATGTGATGGAGCGCTCACCTTATCCCTGCTCAGCGGCCGGTGGAAAATTACCATACTGGGACATATCCTGCAGGGAGTCACCCGGTTTTCTGCACTTAAAACCGCTATTCCGGGCATTACAGACCGGATCCTGGCCTTACAGCTCCAGGAGCTGGTAGCTGACGGCATCATTGAAAAAACAGGCCCGCAGGCCGAAAACAATGTACCTGGCTATACCCTTTCCGGGTTAGGCGTGTCACTGCAACCGGTCATCGAGGCTTTAGCGGCATGGGGGAAACAAAACAGAGAACAGATACTACACACCGATTAA
- a CDS encoding alpha/beta hydrolase has translation MKFSLEPHVEVKAVLDDIMRQQSFDIDFDNLDTFRANWNQLVLAGIQQPTPYDEQVRATDRLIPADHPGGHIRLRIYSPATITEPVPALYWIHGGGLIIGIPEQDEGFLKSVVATLGCVVVAVDYRLAPEHPYPAALEDCYDGLLWVAAHAKELGIDAARLAIGGNSAGAGLAAATTLLARDKNGPALIHQSLAYPMLDYRSITHSSYEITDLGIWDRDINQRAWNAYLGSLSAAGAGLPYYAAPAVASDLSGLPPAFMAVGSLDLFRDEDIQYAQQLMAAGVSTELYFQAGVPHCFDLAAETNVVKKYLQARIQALGAAFMYN, from the coding sequence ATGAAATTCAGTCTGGAGCCCCATGTGGAAGTAAAAGCGGTGTTGGATGATATCATGCGTCAACAGTCATTTGATATAGATTTTGATAACCTGGATACCTTCCGTGCCAACTGGAATCAGTTGGTGCTGGCGGGTATACAGCAGCCTACGCCGTACGATGAACAGGTACGTGCAACAGACCGGCTGATCCCGGCAGACCACCCCGGCGGGCATATACGGTTGCGTATCTATTCCCCTGCCACCATCACCGAACCGGTACCAGCCTTGTATTGGATACATGGCGGCGGCTTAATAATAGGTATTCCGGAACAGGATGAAGGATTCCTGAAATCTGTGGTAGCCACGCTGGGATGTGTGGTGGTAGCGGTAGATTACCGCCTCGCCCCGGAACATCCCTATCCGGCTGCGTTGGAAGATTGTTATGACGGGTTGCTGTGGGTAGCCGCCCATGCAAAAGAGTTGGGAATAGATGCCGCCCGGCTGGCGATTGGCGGCAACAGTGCCGGCGCCGGACTGGCTGCTGCCACCACCTTGCTGGCACGGGATAAAAACGGCCCGGCCCTGATACACCAGTCATTGGCTTATCCGATGCTGGATTACAGAAGTATCACGCATTCCAGTTATGAAATCACCGACCTGGGTATCTGGGACCGGGATATCAACCAACGGGCATGGAATGCCTACCTGGGCAGTTTATCAGCGGCAGGCGCCGGTCTTCCTTATTATGCAGCTCCTGCTGTGGCCAGTGATTTAAGTGGTTTGCCGCCGGCTTTTATGGCCGTAGGCTCCCTGGATCTCTTCCGCGATGAAGATATCCAGTATGCCCAACAGCTGATGGCTGCCGGGGTGTCTACAGAACTATATTTTCAGGCAGGTGTACCGCATTGTTTTGACCTGGCGGCTGAAACCAATGTCGTTAAAAAATATCTGCAAGCCCGGATACAGGCATTGGGCGCCGCTTTTATGTATAATTAG
- a CDS encoding terpene synthase family protein, which produces MDLPITALLQEICPPKLHPLAADAEQQVQEWINAMTGLPPSFLEKYRHAAFGILTAGLYPQCTAAQLMMFSRYILWIFMHDDFFGPMPPAAIQASSEEAIRILRGASSLDHPIMQQLAILQQELVPYVDAAWQERFIQHMSDFFTSIAIERGYNYNPSLTYPSLDTYLALRLQSTASFTLIDLAQVAAAQLMPDALLHHPDISRLTILANKATGWTNDYFSFAKEENLETTNLIFVLQHTCQYSREEALAATIRQYNEVILEFKSVLNRLPDFGDQQSLVENYIQGLKWVISGHLNWYSYTKRYQMNPFSTTPHQ; this is translated from the coding sequence ATGGATCTTCCCATAACAGCACTCCTGCAGGAGATTTGCCCTCCAAAACTGCATCCACTGGCTGCGGATGCCGAACAACAAGTACAGGAATGGATAAACGCTATGACTGGTCTCCCTCCGTCTTTTCTCGAAAAATACAGGCATGCCGCTTTTGGCATACTTACCGCAGGCTTGTATCCACAGTGTACGGCAGCCCAGTTGATGATGTTCAGCAGGTATATCCTCTGGATTTTCATGCACGATGATTTTTTTGGTCCCATGCCTCCCGCTGCCATTCAGGCATCATCCGAGGAAGCTATCCGGATATTACGGGGCGCCTCCTCCTTGGACCATCCCATTATGCAGCAGCTGGCAATACTCCAGCAAGAACTGGTACCCTATGTGGATGCAGCCTGGCAAGAGCGGTTTATTCAGCATATGAGCGATTTTTTCACGTCAATAGCCATAGAGCGGGGATACAATTATAACCCATCGCTTACCTATCCGTCTCTTGACACTTATTTAGCCCTCCGGCTACAATCCACGGCCTCCTTCACGCTGATAGACCTGGCACAGGTAGCGGCAGCACAACTGATGCCGGATGCGTTGCTGCATCATCCGGACATCAGTCGTTTAACCATACTGGCCAACAAGGCCACCGGCTGGACCAATGATTATTTTTCCTTTGCGAAAGAAGAAAATCTGGAAACAACCAATCTCATTTTTGTACTCCAGCATACCTGTCAATACTCCCGGGAAGAAGCACTGGCGGCGACGATCCGGCAATACAACGAGGTGATCCTGGAGTTCAAGTCGGTACTGAACCGGTTACCTGATTTCGGCGACCAGCAATCGCTGGTGGAAAACTATATACAAGGATTGAAATGGGTGATTTCCGGTCATCTTAACTGGTACAGCTATACGAAACGTTACCAGATGAATCCCTTTTCTACCACACCCCATCAATAA
- a CDS encoding radical SAM/SPASM domain-containing protein gives MLKPNPYNVLMYVDEYDEFLLFNTLSGGMMVLNKQEGIILSELMTLNHFSATDCQGIEHLYDYLTEKEYLLNREVDIISLLDKHTASNQFRDTGTIYLTIGTTITCNMGCAYCFEFVKPNHTLKDEKVKRQIGVYIEQIITKSGKDIHTLDITWYGGEPLINVAAIVTLSKDLLQLSATYQLTYTAKIITNGIYLTEENVQMLIDNKVGTIQVTIDGAREVHDRKRPLKQKLAENYFRIIRNLSKIPEGIFVTIRLNVDKEVAASIDTLLDDLYEYGIWPQKYKQVNLYPAWLRSYEELEIAEEEQEKRLFADEYFEFKQNLRLNQLRRFNTWADQNNIRKAKLKWDLPVYQSTCPTWASPISLVVDPNGNIHKCWETIHDESVAPSSVFQDYNPAHFAPYTAFNRYTHNDVCRNCKFLPVCDKISCSHEAINNVTPQCSEWKYKLESYLKYQYVVMQEDPAIITAPETKEAVNTGHSNK, from the coding sequence ATGTTAAAACCTAACCCTTACAACGTTTTGATGTACGTTGATGAATACGATGAATTTTTGTTGTTTAATACGTTAAGTGGAGGCATGATGGTATTAAACAAACAAGAGGGTATTATCTTATCTGAACTAATGACCCTTAATCATTTTTCTGCCACCGACTGCCAGGGCATTGAACACCTCTACGACTATCTCACAGAAAAAGAATATCTCCTGAACCGGGAAGTAGATATCATCTCCCTGCTGGACAAACATACGGCATCCAACCAGTTCAGGGATACCGGCACCATTTACCTGACGATTGGTACTACGATCACCTGTAATATGGGTTGCGCCTATTGCTTTGAATTTGTCAAACCCAATCATACCCTGAAGGATGAAAAGGTAAAAAGACAAATCGGCGTTTACATCGAACAGATCATCACCAAATCAGGCAAAGATATACACACCCTGGACATTACCTGGTACGGCGGTGAGCCGCTCATCAACGTAGCAGCCATTGTTACCCTCTCAAAAGATTTACTGCAACTATCAGCGACCTACCAACTGACCTATACGGCTAAAATTATTACCAACGGCATTTACCTGACAGAAGAGAATGTACAGATGCTGATCGACAATAAAGTCGGTACGATTCAGGTAACCATCGATGGCGCCCGGGAAGTACATGACCGGAAACGACCGTTGAAACAGAAACTGGCGGAAAACTATTTCCGGATAATCCGGAACCTCTCTAAAATACCGGAAGGCATCTTTGTCACCATCCGGCTGAATGTAGACAAGGAAGTAGCCGCCTCTATTGATACCTTACTGGATGACCTTTATGAATATGGCATCTGGCCACAGAAATACAAACAGGTAAACCTTTATCCTGCCTGGTTGAGATCTTATGAAGAATTGGAAATCGCGGAAGAAGAACAGGAAAAAAGGTTATTCGCAGATGAGTATTTTGAGTTCAAACAAAATCTCCGCCTGAATCAACTCCGGCGGTTCAATACATGGGCTGATCAAAACAATATACGCAAGGCCAAATTAAAGTGGGACCTGCCGGTTTACCAGTCTACCTGCCCCACCTGGGCCTCTCCTATCAGCCTGGTGGTAGATCCTAATGGTAATATCCACAAATGCTGGGAAACCATACATGATGAATCAGTTGCGCCCAGCTCTGTTTTCCAGGATTATAACCCTGCTCATTTTGCGCCTTATACCGCCTTCAACAGGTATACCCATAACGATGTTTGCCGGAATTGTAAGTTCCTGCCGGTATGTGATAAAATTTCCTGCTCACATGAAGCCATCAACAATGTGACGCCGCAATGTTCTGAGTGGAAATATAAACTGGAAAGTTATCTCAAGTACCAGTACGTTGTTATGCAGGAAGATCCGGCCATCATCACAGCCCCGGAAACAAAAGAAGCTGTAAATACCGGACACTCTAACAAATAA
- a CDS encoding alpha/beta fold hydrolase has protein sequence MLVKMLITIVKWTILSLALLLLAGFTYEQYSRWSLEKNLYHGKTFADVNGDRIHYVKKGSGPYTVVFVSGLGSNSFIWKEIQDNISPYAVTIAYDRIGLFLSQPGKDSLTNASVTAELTTLLEKTNCPKPYILVGHSMAGIYLRPFIQQHEKDIAGIVFVDSSHPLMVKKMPPALFESLTAEPAWQVSLSVALGWYRLKHIWEPIATDIPVTHPVHIHARNYFYKSCKTTLMEGLSDLNNMEDGERYTSFGNIPLTLIMGTGTIRYAGMSDEAAAQYRVLWEDLQHDLLKLSTNSRLIKADKSGHVIQVTEPNVIIDAVRQTIAAVQ, from the coding sequence ATGTTAGTAAAAATGTTAATCACCATCGTAAAATGGACCATCCTGAGCCTCGCTTTACTCCTGCTTGCCGGATTTACCTATGAGCAATATTCCCGTTGGAGCCTTGAAAAAAATCTATACCATGGAAAAACATTTGCAGACGTCAATGGCGACCGGATTCATTATGTCAAAAAAGGAAGCGGCCCGTATACTGTTGTTTTTGTATCCGGTTTAGGCAGCAATTCCTTTATCTGGAAAGAGATCCAGGATAACATTTCCCCTTATGCCGTCACCATTGCCTATGACCGGATTGGTTTATTCCTGAGTCAACCTGGAAAAGACTCGCTCACAAATGCATCCGTTACAGCGGAACTGACTACCCTGCTGGAAAAAACGAATTGTCCCAAACCTTATATCCTCGTGGGACATTCGATGGCCGGCATCTATCTGCGCCCGTTTATTCAGCAGCATGAAAAGGATATCGCGGGTATTGTATTTGTGGATTCCTCGCATCCGCTGATGGTGAAAAAAATGCCGCCGGCGCTGTTTGAATCCCTTACCGCAGAACCGGCATGGCAGGTTTCTTTATCCGTAGCACTGGGATGGTACCGGCTTAAACATATCTGGGAGCCGATTGCTACCGATATTCCTGTCACGCATCCGGTACATATCCATGCCAGGAACTACTTCTACAAATCCTGCAAAACTACTTTGATGGAAGGCCTCAGTGACCTGAATAACATGGAGGATGGAGAGCGCTATACCTCTTTCGGTAATATACCGCTTACCCTGATCATGGGTACCGGCACGATCCGCTATGCAGGTATGTCTGACGAAGCAGCAGCACAGTACCGCGTACTTTGGGAGGATTTACAACACGATCTGCTGAAACTATCTACCAACAGCCGCCTGATAAAAGCAGACAAAAGCGGGCATGTCATTCAGGTAACAGAGCCAAATGTTATCATTGATGCCGTCCGGCAAACGATCGCCGCGGTGCAGTAA
- a CDS encoding S8 family serine peptidase codes for MTIGVIDTGVDLNNAIIGQADIDGIVLFKNEDGSIVRKDGFSQDERGHGTPIISTILSHSLLAKLFVVKVTSFNGSISEDLLEAAIAYLMQHTDAVIINISMGIRTEQVSETLLEICQQAYEQGVTIVAAAHSMINQPCYPAHSPYVLGVGEANTTEKEHFYYLENAPTNLFTKGDFKHLAFPNQQFDDCKGTSFATANLTGLIAAAYLNKAWHNPQTLKAWLISHAVNHKATRAATDNLDALLRQCKQLAQDDSATISKQYFNEQYGFPSIPVLFTQAFQDWQTTYPCTLPHLAHLLPHQEPVGSCDDAVKGIALTLKNYLQQDTAGLLYYKTNQPLSHILGEGFQTPAIFNCWYKNTASGKPSKNLSWMYVGTQGTYTGLHTDIWNTDAWNYLFSGRKLWLVYPKIYNEYIRKNIDRFRAGNLPDFMHHMLAEDCKPLVCIQEPGQMMYIPGHYHHAVINLDLTISVTENFINEINYDYVRSHFRSGANKKNMIAIESMIKEGFSNLENTSK; via the coding sequence ATGACTATAGGTGTAATTGACACGGGCGTTGACCTGAACAATGCCATCATCGGACAGGCAGATATAGATGGTATTGTGCTCTTTAAAAACGAAGATGGCAGCATTGTCAGAAAAGATGGATTTTCACAGGATGAAAGAGGCCACGGCACACCGATAATATCCACCATACTATCGCACTCCCTGCTGGCTAAACTATTTGTCGTCAAAGTTACTTCCTTCAACGGCTCCATTTCGGAAGACCTGCTGGAAGCAGCTATTGCCTATCTGATGCAACATACAGACGCTGTTATTATTAATATCAGTATGGGTATCAGAACGGAACAGGTGTCTGAAACCCTGCTGGAGATATGCCAGCAGGCATATGAACAAGGTGTGACGATTGTAGCTGCCGCGCATTCCATGATCAATCAGCCCTGCTATCCGGCGCACTCTCCCTATGTATTAGGTGTAGGTGAAGCCAACACCACGGAGAAAGAGCATTTCTACTACCTGGAAAATGCACCTACCAACCTCTTTACCAAAGGAGATTTCAAACACCTGGCATTTCCCAACCAGCAGTTCGATGACTGTAAAGGCACCAGTTTCGCCACTGCCAACCTTACCGGCCTGATAGCTGCCGCCTACCTGAATAAAGCATGGCACAACCCGCAGACACTAAAAGCGTGGCTGATCAGCCATGCCGTGAATCATAAGGCTACCCGGGCGGCAACGGACAACCTGGATGCTTTACTGCGTCAATGCAAGCAGCTGGCGCAGGATGATAGTGCCACGATTTCCAAACAATACTTCAACGAGCAATACGGATTTCCATCGATACCCGTATTATTCACCCAGGCATTTCAGGACTGGCAAACCACCTACCCCTGCACCTTACCGCACCTCGCCCATCTCCTGCCGCATCAGGAACCTGTTGGCAGCTGCGATGATGCGGTGAAAGGCATAGCGCTCACCCTGAAAAACTACCTGCAACAAGACACCGCCGGATTGCTTTATTATAAAACCAATCAGCCGCTGTCGCATATCCTGGGTGAAGGCTTTCAGACACCTGCTATATTCAATTGCTGGTATAAAAATACGGCCTCCGGTAAGCCCAGTAAAAACCTCTCCTGGATGTATGTAGGCACCCAGGGTACCTACACCGGCCTGCATACGGATATCTGGAATACGGACGCCTGGAATTATCTTTTCAGCGGCCGCAAACTCTGGCTGGTCTACCCTAAAATCTATAATGAATACATCCGCAAAAACATAGACCGGTTCAGAGCCGGCAACCTGCCGGATTTCATGCACCACATGCTGGCAGAAGATTGCAAACCATTGGTATGCATCCAGGAACCCGGGCAAATGATGTATATACCAGGGCATTATCATCATGCCGTCATCAATCTCGATCTTACTATTTCCGTCACGGAAAACTTTATAAACGAGATCAATTATGATTATGTCCGCAGCCACTTCCGCAGTGGCGCCAATAAGAAAAACATGATCGCTATTGAATCAATGATAAAAGAAGGATTCTCAAACCTGGAAAATACAAGTAAATGA
- a CDS encoding acyltransferase family protein produces MNKQLFQPDPLKTKQHFEILDGLRGIAALTVVVFHFMEMVYEPSKNFVGHGFLAVDFFFCLSGFVIGYAYDQRMGQMGLTAFFKSRIIRLHPLVILGSVLGLLAFLFDPFGDQATLYSGGKVLLLFLASALMIPFPVMPERSFNLFSLNAPAWSLFWEYVANIVYAFVLVKISRRWLVGLTICAAAILSAVAYRAGNVMGGWGKESFPDGGARIFYSFLAGLLIFRFNLIIKNKLGFVGLTVLLLMAFMMPYGAYNWLAELLVVLCYFPLLISLGAGAILTPGLKNICEFSGKISYPIYMTHYAVIWIFSNYYNSHHPNTTQLTVIIITGTLLLIGFAYAAMIAFDIPVRKYLQKRWLKK; encoded by the coding sequence GTGAACAAGCAACTATTCCAACCAGATCCGTTAAAGACCAAACAACATTTTGAAATTCTCGACGGCTTAAGAGGTATCGCGGCATTGACCGTGGTGGTTTTCCATTTTATGGAGATGGTGTATGAGCCCAGCAAAAATTTTGTCGGCCATGGTTTTCTGGCAGTAGACTTCTTTTTCTGTTTATCCGGATTCGTCATCGGATACGCTTACGATCAGCGCATGGGCCAAATGGGCCTTACGGCATTTTTCAAATCCAGGATTATCCGCTTACATCCCCTTGTCATCCTGGGTTCCGTGCTGGGATTACTGGCTTTTCTCTTTGACCCTTTTGGTGATCAGGCGACGTTATACAGTGGGGGAAAAGTATTATTACTTTTTTTAGCATCGGCATTAATGATCCCTTTTCCCGTCATGCCTGAACGTAGTTTTAATCTGTTCTCTTTAAATGCTCCTGCCTGGTCGCTCTTCTGGGAGTATGTAGCCAATATCGTATATGCATTTGTACTGGTTAAAATCAGCCGGCGATGGCTGGTGGGGCTGACAATATGTGCGGCAGCCATCCTTAGCGCAGTAGCTTATCGCGCCGGCAATGTAATGGGCGGCTGGGGAAAAGAGAGCTTCCCGGATGGAGGCGCCCGTATTTTTTATTCGTTCCTCGCGGGGCTGCTGATATTCCGTTTTAATCTGATCATCAAAAACAAACTGGGCTTTGTAGGTTTAACGGTATTATTATTAATGGCTTTTATGATGCCTTATGGCGCCTATAACTGGCTGGCCGAGTTATTAGTAGTCCTCTGTTATTTCCCGCTGCTCATTTCCCTGGGTGCCGGCGCGATACTTACGCCGGGATTAAAAAACATATGCGAGTTTTCAGGGAAGATCTCCTACCCCATCTACATGACCCATTATGCCGTCATCTGGATATTCTCCAACTATTACAACAGCCACCATCCGAACACCACACAGCTTACTGTTATAATTATAACAGGTACCCTGCTGTTGATAGGATTTGCCTATGCAGCGATGATCGCATTTGATATACCCGTGCGAAAATATCTGCAAAAGAGGTGGTTAAAAAAGTAA